GGGactatacacacacacacacatatatatatatatattctacaCAACCCTTACATGTTCTTTGGTTCATACgtagaaataaatataagtgCATATGTGCACCTGTATACATTCTGAAGTTGTGTTCCattgtaaattaataataagtTAATTTGGGCTAATGCGATTTAGTACTAGATGAGTAATAAAAACTTGAGCGCGATAGACCTTTCATGGGTTCACATTCAAATGTGGTCCACTGTACTAAAATATAACTTATCTAGATCtagtcacttttttttttgaaattcagaTATTAAGTGAAAACTGTGTACCATTACCATCTTCCTAAAGATGGTGTACAGTTACCAACTTATAAATCGAACATTATGGGGACCATGATGCATAAATTAGGCTTCTGAATTGTACTAAACCCTAATATTCAAATTTCACGCTGAGCTTTCAGAGGTTGGGACCATCCGATTTCGCGGTCCCAGTAGTTAACAATTAAAAGATAGCATATTTTTGGCAGACAAAGAAAAGTAGAAAACGTTCATCATCAAATACGATATACATTTTTCATTAGTGGGATTATAAGACATGGATACTAGGATGATGGATGACATGCTCATTGGGAACAGctagtgaatatatatatatatatatatatatatatatatatatatatatatttgaagaatAAAGTAGATGTGGTACCACAATTGTACGCCAAAGAGGAACTCTTACACGATGTTGTAATTCAGAAGACAAGTAGTTTATAGTATATTGCAATTGTCCCTTTGATGTGATTTAGAGACATAGCTTTTATTTATTCCCAATGCTCTTTAGTTTTATTCATAAGCGATTTATCATGTTTAGTTTTAGAGGTAATTGGGCCAAAACAAAGAACTCTTGCGTAATTCGGTAAATAGGAAAGAGGGAGAAATTGGTCCAACCTGTCACCAATGAACGTAAGAGATAAGACGATACTACCCTGGTGGCTCGTCCACTCGAGTTCCTAAGAGTAGGGTGACATAGGGTTTAGGTATAACAGAAAGGATTTGGGGTTCACTGTAAAATTGCTTTTGGATTTTATAAGATTACATTGGTAAACGATTTTACAGTATAAGCACGCCTCATCTCTCTCTACCAAATCTTTGATGCATACGGCGCATCTTCTACAAAATCTAACTAAAGATTTCCGTCCTATACATACAGAAGATTGTATTATTGATATATTATAGAATTCTTCATCCTCCGAGCCTCTATATAAGTGAGTTGCCCGGTTTTATCATTTCAAGAACACACAGTCGATCAAAGTAGAGGTACAATCGAAGAAAGTCTTAAGTTTGCAAAAGCTTTTCTTTAAGGTCAGCGATCAAAACCGATTAACTTCTTAGTTTTGTCTTTATCACAACTATTGTTCTATATTTAATTTGTCTTTTCAATTATGTTGAGAGTTTGCATCTATATCTAATATGTTCTTGCTAATAATTGACAGAAGATGGATCGCGTATTTCGTTTGTGGCGAGGGGTTTCGAAGAAGAATGAAAGGCTCCACTGGCATTTCGTTCCCACCCCTACTGATTACGGGTTCATCATGTTCATAGACTCTCCTGAAACTTTCGAGAGGGTTGAAGCAGCTGTGAGGGAACATTATGTTCTCGGTCTACGATTATAGGGGTTAATGGCTCGGAAAGGCTGTAAAGGCAACAGAGTCTTAACGCACATCAAAAAATGTCGGTTTTTTGGGTTTTCCTATATCATTAAATACGCATAAGTGTCTTGGTATAGCTCCAAATTTCTCTTAGTTTTATGGGTtacaattcaaaataaaatgataaggAGTGAATTAGctcatctttatattttatatcccATTTCACTTTGGATATAGAAGTCTTAACATTTCCAGAAAGCAAAATCATCACTGCTACATGTACGTGAATCTCTACTCGCAAGAatcgaaatatatataatatgagaaTTTGAGTTGACTATAAAGATCCATGAACAATATTTGTATTTGCGTACTTGTAATTTGTGCTGCAATCTGGACCGCATTTTGAAGTGTTGACCAATAACAGCAAATTTAGGCTTAATCttattatcaaaaaatatttcagttcATTTCCGTAAGGGAAAATTTCTTAGATAGCACGACAAATGATATATGACAAGAATATCACACAAAGAGAAAAACTCCGAAAATATCACTAATTAAATGGTAAAGTGACTGAACTTATTTAAACTCTAAGTCTTTATCCTAACCACATTTCCTAATTACTAAACCATAAATACTAAACtgtaattaaaatatctttttaacttCTAATGATGctattttggagaaaaaaatgtGTGTTCTTTTTAGAGAAAAAGGTATATCTCAGTGCTATGTGAGACAATTTCTATTTCGGTAAAACCTGAACATATTtgttataaaatcaatgtaagACTTACATCAtagaaaatttatattcaaaatcgTTAGATGAATAGAGATCAGAGCAGTAGAACATCTTTTATAACACAATTTTTTCTAGAAAACAATAATAGTTAACTCAATAATTAAAGCATGAAAAGATTCTTAAACTAAATTAAAGAAAGATAGTTGATGAGTGAGAAAGATGCTGTGCATATAATTGGGCACCATTCTTGAATGCTCAGTTTGCACCATCAACCTTTTTCaactctttttccttttgtgTATTGTTCACAATAATTATGAATTAATTAAGCGAACCCTCATGTGGAAAAATAAGCTCGGTTATCATATCCAAGTAGGTAGTatgacaacaacaaaaaaaactactGAAATAATTAGCAAGCTTAAAATTTTATCAGCATCCAAATATCAAATTACAGACTACAGGAACTGTAGGAACTAACTCTCTTTAACATAAAGATTTTGATCTGAGCTTTGAAAACAAGAGTTTTTCCTTtctaaatttcatataaatatctatgatatttttcatttcgtgtttatatatatttttcatttcgtgtttatatatctatatatatatatatatatttgacatttttcatTACAGTCTTGGAGAGCATATAGAGTTCCAGTTTATAGAAcgtttttttcatatatttcacattgtgttgtttgaaaatttgcactttattaatttttttgaagccAGATTTCTATAttcaattaaaaaccaaaaataaagttataaaatgTGAGAAGAATCTATACATACTATtgtatttataaacaaaatatatttcaaaaatttataacgAATCTTTACTATATagtttaatgtttattttaatatttttcattgtataaatgaaaatcaaataatagtagtaacaaaaaacatattatttcttatttcaaaaaGCCAAACAATAATACAATGAACAcaattaactcaaaataaaataaaatcaaataaaacttaaaaaccaaaacaaaattaaaaaaagacgACATTGCTTCAAATCTTCTTGCTCAAATTCTTCTAAAGCTTTTGCATCTTCTCCACTTTGACTACTTTTGATCGCAGATTCCTGGTcgatgaaaagatgtccttGCACTTAGTGGATGGAATAGAAATTACCTCGGTGTTATCTTAACCATCATTGAGAAGTAAATCACTCTaagacattttaaatatattcaaatcaaaTTCATAGTTAACAATAAACAAATCTTTAAATTCCATagacaaaatttaatatattttcaccaCTTGTAAATGTCACTGATTTGTTTGAAAGAGAATCAGTTTGAGTGTCGTTATTGTTAAGCATTTCATTCTGTCTTTATAAACCCAACCAACCTTGTAAATCTCAGAATCATAAACAATGCGCTCCTTCTCAACATAGACTCCAAAAGTGAAAGTCTTGCCAACAATCTGAGTTATTTCGTCAGACAAGTCATCATGATCTTCAAGctgataaaaaaactcaaattatGTTTCAATATTCCAATTCAATCAGAAAAATTAAACATGACTATGAATATGTACCTCGTCAAAAGAACCATTTAAATCTTTTGTAGCAGATTCAGTAATCAATCCCCTTGCTACCATGTCGAGAAGCATGAGTTTGGTTCTCGGGTATCATCCTTTCACCATCAAATGAAGCTTAAACctaaaaaaatgtatcaaaacATCTTGAATGTATACTTATAATAATCGAGATAATTGTGTAACATAATAACAATTATCTTTTAACTCGGGGAAACAGAAGTAACATTTTCCTTGCATACCTCACACCACCAATATGCGGAGTAATCTCTTGTCCATTAAGAGTCTCTACATAATTTCCCACCTTAAAAGACTCTTTTTTGCATGTCGTACAACCAGAGTAATATCATCCCCAGTTTGAATCAATTTCATAAACATTACACAAGACAAAGCTTTTTTCAGCCTACGATTCAAGTAGACAATTAGGACTGTTTTAAATTACAAATGACTGGAAgagataaaaattattaacaaaacaTACTAATGAAACATAATGTTAACAACATCACTAACCTCAAGACATCCTGTTAATTCACGGATGCTTCTTTGCGGGGATAACAGCCATTTGTCACACTTTTCTTGCACACCATTAACAGATTCGAGCTCAAGTTTTTCATCTCTTGTCTCGCAAAGGCCAAGGGGTTTCTCCTCTTCATTAAACCTTTAAAGTGTATTCATATTAATAATTTGATGACCCTTAAAAAGCTAATGATACGAAATGTAAATTTATACTATTAGAACGACTCCTTACAATTCTTTGAATGTGCTGCTATCACTACAAAAAATATGAGTATTGGTAGCAGTTCGCGGTAGCACGAATTCATGAACTGCTACTAATAATGTCAAAATCAGACCATAACTCTATCGTAACATTAATTTCGTGCTAGCAAAGATTTTCATTAAGCGGGAGCCCCGAAAGTGTATTATGCAGCggaatatttattttggagCCAAAAAACTTAGCGAAATTTATGTTTTGGAGcggcttttttttttggtaaagttatttaaaaaaaaaatagatgttttCATTCATcacgcacaaaaaaaaaatttagcatCTATCTCTCGTCGTCCTCTGTCCttcgttcttcttttttttttctttgaccaatgtccttcattcttcttctccatcgttttctttcatctatctcttATCACTTTCAATCTTTCTCTGTTTCTAGGGTTTAATTTTTCTCTGGGAAACAAAGTATAAGTTGTCTCAATCAAGGAAAATTGCCCTGCCCTAAATCTGTTTTCCTCTCTGACAGACAAATTGAGGAGGCAATCTCGACGTCTTGCCTCGACGCCGACTCTTCTGTTCACCCCTTCGTCGTGGTATCATCCAACGTTAGGGAAAGCTTCTTCTTGCACCAGTGTTGTCAAAGTTTCGGTCAACGGTGTCGTGCCTCTGTTCCTTCTCAGAGACTCTGGTGGTGTATGTGTAACCGAGCTCGCCGGAGACTTCATGGAGTTGAAACCAAATCTTATCTTAGAGAGATaatcaaagagagagatgaggttCGCACCTACTCCTACaaagtgttcgatgaaatgcccaAATAGTTACATACTCTGTTTCTAACCGTGCCTTTCCTTTCTCTGCTTCTGCTGCAGATAATAGCTCAGATTTTGCATCAGATTGCTCAGATGAACGTGTTGCTTATAGATAAGAACATTCGTATTGATATCAAATTAAGTGTTGGCGTTTGTTTTGCTGCAGAGAGATGGTGCATCAGTTTCAAGATCATTGTACATGCCTGGGAAAAACAAAGTCATTGTACGAGCTGTCTCTTTTGACAACAAACAACATGTTTCCAATGAAGTAAGTGGTGGTGGTATGTACTGACTTTCCTTTATATTTTGCTGGATTCATGTGAATGATGAGTGTTGAATGTTTATATGAGGAATATATTGAATAATGAGAAGCTTTATCAATTGAAAGAAATGAATTTTCAGTCCAAGTTTTCACTCATGTGTACGTTCTGTCTTGTGTGTTCGTTATCAGATGAAATCACTTTGGTGTCATCAGCAAAGGACTGGTTGTCTGAAAACTATGGGCAAGGTGATGGGGCTAACTATGCAGAGGAAGAAGCCGCCAAAGAGGATGAGGTATTGCAGGAGACATTTGTGGCTTGGAGAGAGTTATATGAGGCAGAGCTTGCAATTGAGCTAACCAAGTGAGTAACTCTTCCTGTATATTTTCCCTTATTTGTTTCACAGAGTAACTAACATCTAATCTGTGGCCTTTAAACTTCCAAGGCTGATGCCGGAATCTGCTCTTACAGcacccaaggagaagaagctTACAGGAAGACAGTGGTTTGAGAGTGGCAAAGCGGTATATCTCAGAATCTTTGTTGCAACTATTTTGTAAACAGATGGCGTTGTTGTTAATGATCTGTCTTGCGCCATTTTCAGAGCAGAACAATGGTCGCTGCTAATCAAGAAtctgaggaggaagatgatgaagacaCTGACTTTACATTGAGCAGCATTCAATCTCCATTACTCATAGATTCACGTTTTTAACATTCTTAAAATAGCAGCACCGGGATGTAAACATGTTTTTTTGCCTAAATAAACtttatgttcaaaaaaaagaaaaagtaaatgaATGTTAAAACTTATCTTTGAGAaaagttagatttaaaaatttaacaaaaccctaaatatattttaaacttatttttgacattttttaaaaagatgtcaaaaaaatattttaaaaccctaaacataAACCTAAGAACTTCAATCTCTTCTCaacactaaaaataaattagaaaagaaaaaaaaaaaattttgaaacccTAAACATGCTCTAAATTCCAACAtctaaacttaaaataattttcaaaataaacatttgtaaaaatttataactaaaaaaaagtatataactaaaagaaattataaatattcaataaaaaaactaaacaaaacctaaaccctaaagtagAAACTTAACCCCAAACCCTATTCCTCAAATTCCAAATATACTTCAAACTTAAAAACTTTAGatctaaacatattttaaaatcctaaacataaattttcaattttcaatattttcataatataattttaatcttaaactcaaaatttaatcaaattaaactgTAAAACTTAAACTCCAATAGTCAACAATAGTGGTATTAATtaacagttttataaaattaaactgtaaaatattgattatcaaatcttaattttatatcaaatataattttttaaaaattaaactcaaactcagaattcaatctttttaaaaaatctatatctCACATTTAAATTCTAACCTCAGACACTAATCTACACCCTATatctaataccctaaaccccaaacttatAGCCTACACACAAAAtcataaatctattttttacaaaactataatagaaagtttaaatttaaacttcaagtatattataaaaataaaattatacactTATTCATAAATCttatatcattatttttataaaatttaaatgaataacttaattgttatataaaaaatttagtcaaaatatgACTACAATTACTGaaattataactataaaattttcaaacaaaaatcttcatataacaataaaatcaaaatgtaaCCATTAAAAACTTGTAATTATTCAACATGTATAAGCTTTTATTcagaattttgaaatttaaattgcAATTTTCTACTACTTTCTACAGATTATGCACATGAAACTAAACAACTAAATAATAGAAACAGAAAAGAAACGTAGAGTACCGTTTACTAGATCACAGCCGTCGATCTCACCTCCTTTTACATTattcttcttattttaataggaatcctagtGACTCTTTTCTATTGGCTAATACAAGAAAGTGAGGATAACTTCCTTGTTCCAATATCAACCGTTGATGAATTTAATCTAAGGGACATAAAcgtttgatttttctttaattgGTTTTCACTTTTCACGATCTCTGCTCCTctcatcttttcttcttcttctctatcgATCTCTGCTCCTCTCAAATTCTTCCGTCgcaaacctaaaaaaaaatcaaagatccatcttttcttcttctctggttAATTCTCCATCTTTTACGAAGTACTCCACTTCTCATCTCGCTGGTTCGTGTCTCGAGCCCAAGAGAATCTCCAATCAAAACAGAATCTGAGATCGACTAAGCCATCGAGTAAGTTCCTCACCGGGGCTCCAACTAGGGTTTAGATTTGTAATCTCTAGTCCGTCGTTTTAATCGATTTGGTCCTTTTGATTCGTTTTTTAAGATTCATATTATATCTGtctcttttgattttgattttagcTCTGCTTTTGGCAAAGGATAAAATTTGAATCTTTTTCtgtttatgttttgaaaactgGGTTTCAGGATAagcagaagatgaagatgatcaaGAACAGCAGGAGACGGAGAGAAGAAGCGGAAGCAGAAGAATAAGCAACGACGGAGGAGTTTCATCGATGAAGGTTGTGGCGGCGGAGGAGGCAGAGTGGGGGAGACGGTGCGGAGGAGAGCGAAGGAGTtaggatattttttttgttttttagatttagtttttaaaccTGGTTTGTGTGTATTAATT
This region of Raphanus sativus cultivar WK10039 unplaced genomic scaffold, ASM80110v3 Scaffold0195, whole genome shotgun sequence genomic DNA includes:
- the LOC108861654 gene encoding uncharacterized protein LOC108861654 isoform X1, with the protein product MCNRARRRLHGVETKSYLREIIKERDERDGASVSRSLYMPGKNKVIVRAVSFDNKQHVSNEVSGGDEITLVSSAKDWLSENYGQGDGANYAEEEAAKEDEVLQETFVAWRELYEAELAIELTKLMPESALTAPKEKKLTGRQWFESGKASRTMVAANQESEEEDDEDTDFTLSSIQSPLLIDSRF
- the LOC108861654 gene encoding uncharacterized protein LOC108861654 isoform X2; the encoded protein is MPGKNKVIVRAVSFDNKQHVSNEVSGGDEITLVSSAKDWLSENYGQGDGANYAEEEAAKEDEVLQETFVAWRELYEAELAIELTKLMPESALTAPKEKKLTGRQWFESGKASRTMVAANQESEEEDDEDTDFTLSSIQSPLLIDSRF